In Pyricularia oryzae 70-15 chromosome 2, whole genome shotgun sequence, one genomic interval encodes:
- a CDS encoding 5'-nucleotidase: MSRLLQVALCALPFVGSVVSAEDVLHSRRLNKRFIDDEGHYNISFYHINDVHAHLDQFSSSGTDCTNPAGGCYGGYARVKHVVDQTRPDHPDSLFLNAGDEFQGTLFYSYYGGEKIAETLNQLGFDGMTLGNHEFDGGDDKLGAFLENLTFPIISANIQSSHPALNKTIKPFHIYEQYDLAVIGVTTETTPGISRPSNLTTFSDSVKAVQDTIDHIRATTDIKRIAALTHIGYDEDKRLAEQTSGLHLIMGGHSHTLVGDMPGAEGPYPTIATNRDGEEVFVVTAYRWGEYLGYIDVTYDSEGKILAYHGAPIHLTNQTEQEPELQAQIDAWRAPFAEFAAEVVGFSNVELDQTTCRTRECLLGDLMADAMVAYRKAVTTEIDFALINGGGVRATIPAGNITRGGVLTSFPFGNTIVDLTITASDLWLVLEGLVSGVNQFNQKPVTSYPQVSKEINIVYDPSGPVGNRLRKVTINGEPLTKGDTSGKVYHVVTLDFLAGGGDNFFVASSGFATLDAQDVVLLEYLRDNNPIDIKLDGRIRTASCAAKRRTKRAAAL; encoded by the coding sequence ATGTCCCGTCTTCTCCAAGTCGCGCTTTGCGCCTTGCCCTTCGTGGGCTCAGTCGTCTCCGCTGAAGACGTGCTCCACAGTCGCCGTCTTAACAAGCGCTTCATCGACGACGAGGGTCATTACAACATCTCCTTCTACCACATCAACGATGTTCATGCCCACCTGGACCAGTTCTCGTCTTCTGGCACCGACTGCACCAACCCTGCTGGTGGCTGCTATGGAGGATATGCTCGCGTCAAGCACGTCGTTGACCAGACCCGGCCCGACCACCCCGACAGTCTCTTCCTCAATGCCGGCGACGAGTTCCAGGGCACGCTGTTCTACTCGTACTACGGAGGAGAGAAGATTGCCGAGACCCTCAACCAGCTGGGTTTCGATGGCATGACGCTCGGAAACCACGAGTTCGATGGAGGTGACGACAAGCTCGGCGCTTTCCTCGAGAACCTGACCTTCCCTATCATCTCGGCCAACATTCAGAGCTCCCACCCGGCGCTGAACAAGACCATCAAGCCGTTCCACATCTACGAGCAGTATGATCTGGCCGTCATTGGTGTGACGACCGAGACCACGCCGGGCATTTCGCGCCCTAGCAACCTGACCACCTTCAGCGACTCGGTCAAGGCTGTCCAGGACACCATCGACCACATCCGCGCCACCACTGACATCAAGCGCATTGCTGCCCTCACGCACATTGGATACGACGAGGACAAGCGTTTGGCAGAGCAGACCTCGGGCCTGCACCTCATCATGGGCGGCCACAGCCACACGCTGGTTGGAGACATGCCCGGCGCCGAGGGCCCTTACCCTACCATCGCCACCAACCGCGACGGCGAGGAGGTGTTTGTCGTCACCGCCTACCGCTGGGGTGAGTACCTCGGCTACATTGACGTCACGTACGACTCGGAGGGCAAGATCCTGGCCTACCACGGCGCTCCCATCCACCTCACCAACCAGACGGAGCAAGAGCCTGAGCTGCAAGCTCAGATCGACGCCTGGAGGGCTCCGTTTGCCGAGTTTGCTGCCGAGGTCGTCGGCTTCAGCAACGTCGAACTTGACCAGACCACCTGCCGTACCCGCGAGTGTCTCTTGGGCGATCTCATGGCCGATGCCATGGTCGCCTACCGCAAGGCAGTCACCACGGAAATCGACTTTGCCTTGATCAACGGTGGTGGCGTCCGCGCCACCATCCCCGCCGGCAACATCACCCGCGGTGGTGTGCTTACCTCGTTCCCCTTTGGCAACACCATTGTCGACTTGACCATCACCGCCTCAGACCTGTGGCTCGTCCTCGAGGGGCTCGTGTCGGGCGTCAACCAATTCAACCAAAAACCCGTGACATCCTACCCGCAGGTGTCCAAGGAGATCAACATCGTCTACGACCCCAGCGGCCCCGTCGGCAACCGTCTGCGCAAGGTCACCATCAACGGCGAGCCGCTGACCAAGGGCGACACGTCGGGCAAGGTGTACCACGTCGTCACTCTTGACTTCTTGGCCGGTGGTGGCGACAACTTCTTTGTTGCCAGCTCGGGCTTTGCTACGCTGGATGCGCAGGATGTGGTGCTTCTGGAGTACCTGCGCGACAACAACCCCATCGACATCAAGCTGGATGGTAGGATACGCACTGCATCTTGTGCGGCCAAGAGGCGGACGAAGCGCGCCGCTGCTTTGTAG
- a CDS encoding NADH:flavin oxidoreductase/NADH oxidase yields MSKLFTPLKVGQVELGHRISMAPMTRFRADDDHTPLDIVAEYYKQRACVPGTLLISEATLTSPRAGGLNNAPGIWTKEHIAGWKAVTDAVHSKGSFIYLQLWNLGRTADMKASAPGYELLSSSAVPIEGRGVPDSDSVPVDHRHRAIPRAMTEEEIQQAIRDYATAAENAIEAGFDGVEIHAANGYLIDQFLQDTCNERTDAWGGSVEKRARFALEVTRAVVQAVGADRTGIRLSPYGTFQGMGMADPAPTFGYVVDQLRPLKLAFVHFVESEDGDHRSVDWLVKKVGGPVLVANGFTPESAKAAVDEKYKDSDVVVAFGRLFIPNPDLVFRIQNGVPVEPIDPTGDFYEAKTPKRFLDFPFSSEYQASIKAN; encoded by the exons ATGTCTAAACTCTTCACCCCTCTCAAGGTCGGCCAAGTCGAGCTGGGCCACCGCATCTCGATGGCACCCATGACTCGATTCCGTGCCGACGATGACCACACCCCCTTGGACATAGTCGCAG AATACTACAAACAGCGCGCCTGCGTGCCGGGAACGCTCCTCATCTCGGAGGCGACGCTGACTTCACCCCGCGCGGGCGGCCTCAACAACGCGCCGGGCATCTGGACCAAGGAGCACATCGCCGGCTGGAAGGCGGTCACAGACGCGGTGCACTCCAAAGGCAGCTTCATCTACCTGCAGCTGTGGAACCTCGGGCGGACGGCGGACATGAAGGCGTCGGCGCCGGGCTACGAGCTGCTGTCCTCGAgcgccgtgcccatcgagggCAGAGGGGTGCCCGACTCCGATTCCGTCCCCGTCGACCACAGGCACCGGGCCATCCCGCGGGCCATGACCGAGGAGGAGATCCAGCAGGCCATCCGGGACTACGCCACGGCGGCCGAGAACGCCATCGAGGCCGGCTTCGACGGCGTCGAGATCCACGCCGCCAACGGCTACCTCATCGACCAGTTCCTGCAGGACACGTGCAACGAGCGCACCGACGCCTGGGGCGGGTCCGTCGAGAAGCGCGCCCGCTTCGCCCTCGAGGTGACGCGCGCCGTCGTCCAggccgtcggcgccgacaGGACCGGCATCCGCCTGAGCCCCTACGGCACCTTCCAGGGCATGGGCATGGCGGACCCGGCGCCCACCTTTGGCTACGTCGTCGACCAGCTCCGGCCGCTCAAGCTGGCCTTTGTGCACTTTGTCGAGTCCGAGGACGGCGACCACAGGAGCGTCGACTGGCTGGTGAAAAAGGTCGGCGGGCCGGTCCTGGTGGCCAACGGATTCACGCCCGAGTCGGCCAAGGCGGCCGTCGATGAGAAATACAAGGACTCGGATGTCGTCGTGGCCTTTGGGAGGCTCTTCATCCCCAACCCGGACCTGGTGTTTAGGATCCAAAACGGAGTTCCGGTCGAGCCCATCGATCCCACCGGTGACTTTTACGAGGCCAAGACACCCAAGCGCTTCCTTGACTTTCCGTTTAGCTCCGAGTATCAGGCGTCTATCAAGGCCAACTGA